One genomic segment of Polyodon spathula isolate WHYD16114869_AA chromosome 17, ASM1765450v1, whole genome shotgun sequence includes these proteins:
- the LOC121330279 gene encoding zinc finger and BTB domain-containing protein 1-like has product MPRPSHSDHVLQQLNNQREWGFLCDCCIAIGDIYFRAHRAVLAACSSYFRMMFIKDQPVTARLNLSNMQISAECFDLILQLMYLGRISVGLYEFQELKAAMVYLQMYYIPESLEDLKDVSRTNLTPPLTSSKMIFGVRMYEQKTASIVEAERLQQATSSTSAVQSSSSSSSSSNRQPDDIVVSRVMSNVDPVSEQPCDLRKKPCSKVSHIKERPRFGRTYTCDDCGFVFSCEKLLIEHILTCTNRKAFQSPKQSAGTDNGFSKNERSVSESSEDQNDVCKMDTDWPEQKSDTDSFNNETVIKTMGVVCKQPTTRNAIIIKIEPEESSALEVNGIKVVQVSDNSVDNCALRDVYEDEIKESVFHVKDDEAAMSGKENRKGSFEIHLGKRDNKGTLTKAIKEERLDTVYIACELCGISLTEEDLSSHYISSHMGHICACGRCGQILIKGQQLQEHAQRCGETTDLETDGLEDESVDEEKHIVDEGLPESDVQFESDVARSCQMYKDVCFTFCCPHCSLRFENEKLVVDHMAKCAKQNMFKSTLAEQREQDHRRKHFCSICGKGFYQRCHLREHYTVHTKQKQFSCVTCGKQFLRERQLRLHNDMHKGMARYICPVCDQGTFLKHDHVRHMISHLSAGETICQVCFQIFSNSDQLEQHMDVHLYICGVCGEKFRLRKDMRCHYNSKHKL; this is encoded by the coding sequence ATGCCCAGGCCCAGCCACAGTGACCATGTCCTTCAGCAGCTGAATAACCAGAGAGAATGGGGCTTCCTGTGTGACTGCTGTATTGCCATTGGAGACATTTACTTCCGGGCACACAGGGCGGTCCTGGCAGCCTGCAGCTCTTATTTCCGAATGATGTTTATCAAAGACCAGCCGGTTACGGCCCGGCTGAATCTCAGCAACATGCAGATCAGTGCAGAATGTTTTGATCTCATTCTTCAGCTTATGTACCTTGGCAGAATCTCTGTGGGCCTGTACGAGTTTCAGGAACTCAAAGCAGCTATGGTTTATTTGCAGATGTATTATATTCCAGAATCTCTGGAGGACCTTAAAGATGTCAGTCGTACAAATCTGACTCCTCCTTTGACCAGCAGTAAAATGATATTCGGCGTCCGTATGTATGAACAGAAGACAGCCAGCATTGTAGAAGCTGAGAGGTTGCAGCAAGCCACCAGCTCAACATCAGCTGTGCaaagtagtagtagcagcagcagcagcagcaacaggcagCCTGACGATATTGTGGTGTCTCGTGTTATGTCTAATGTGGACCCTGTTTCTGAACAACCATGTGACCTGCGCAAGAAACCCTGCAGTAAAGTTTCACACATTAAAGAGCGCCCACGTTTTGGAAGAACATACACTTGCGATGATTGTGGGTTTGTTTTCAGCTGTGAAAAACTATTAATTGAACATATCCTGACCTGCACTAACAGAAAAGCATTTCAGTCGCCCAAACAGAGTGCTGGAACAGACAACGGATTTAGTAAGAATGAACGCTCTGTCTCCGAGTCATCGGAGGACCAGAACGACGTTTGCAAAATGGACACGGACTGGCCAGAGCAGAAATCAGATACCGATAGCTTTAATAATGAAACTGTGATCAAAACAATGGGGGTAGTCTGTAAACAGCCTACAACAAGGAATGCCATCATTATCAAAATCGAGCCGGAGGAAAGTTCTGCTTTAGAGGTAAATGGCATTAAAGTGGTCCAGGTTAGCGATAACAGTGTGGACAATTGTGCTCTGAGAGATGTATATGAGGACGAGATAAAAGAGTCAGTTTTTCATGTTAAAGATGATGAAGCAGCCATGTCTGGGAAGGAGAACCGTAAGGGTTCTTTCGAGATTCATTTGGGAAAGCGGGACAATAAAGGCACTTTAACCAAAGCCATAAAAGAGGAAAGGCTGGACACTGTATATATCGCTTGCGAGCTATGTGGTATATCTTTAACGGAGGAAGACCTGTCTTCCCATTATATATCGAGTCATATGGGACATATTTGTGCTTGCGGTAGGTGTGGCCAAATATTAATCAAAGGCCAGCAGTTACAAGAACATGCACAGAGATGTGGGGAAACAACTGATTTGGAAACTGACGGCTTAGAAGACGAGTCAGTCGACGAAGAGAAACATATAGTGGACGAAGGCCTACCAGAAAGCGATGTACAGTTCGAGAGTGACGTCGCCAGGTCTTGCCAGATGTACAAGGACGTTTGTTTCACCTTCTGTTGCCCACACTGCAGTCTGCGTTTCGAGAACGAGAAGTTAGTCGTAGACCACATGGCCAAGTGCGCAAAGCAAAACATGTTCAAAAGCACCTTGGCAGAGCAAAGGGAACAAGACCACAGGCGGAAGCATTTCTGCAGCATCTGTGGGAAGGGGTTTTACCAGCGCTGTCACCTTCGGGAGCACTATACAGTTCACACCAAGCAGAAGCAGTTCTCCTGCGTGACGTGTGGAAAGCAGTTTCTGCGAGAGCGTCAGCTGCGGCTGCACAACGATATGCACAAAGGCATGGCCAGGTACATTTGCCCTGTGTGCGATCAGGGGACTTTCCTTAAGCATGATCACGTGCGGCACATGATCTCCCACCTGTCTGCCGGGGAGACTATATGCCAGGTGTGCTTCCAGATATTCTCCAACAGCGATCAACTAGAGCAGCACATGGATGTGCATTTGTACATTTGTGGGGTTTGTGGGGAGAAGTTCAGATTGAGGAAAGACATGAGATGCCACTATAACTCTAAACACAAATTATGA
- the LOC121329740 gene encoding zinc finger and BTB domain-containing protein 25-like codes for MDVSNHSLALLQQLNIQREFGFLCDCTVAIGNVYFKAHRAVLAAFSNYFKMIFIHQTSECIKIQPTDIQPDVFSYLLHIMYTGMGPKQQVDQSRLQEGIQFLHAFQLYRNISTANQEAALDAVKMSNLYGIQISAQMTAKETRGLKDSQSRGVLVKRPSAPGDHSQIQLPLAVGLEGASSDLQLPNIHGPASETSRVETEVSNISVTIKQEKVETKLANEPQTSSSHSQENQSPSVFKGSIKLLFCHHCGERCSSRSSLWEHLHTHVTGSLPLEVPGAIFENNNLGVVQKISEDFDSLEDRPLQSYLAIKNPLLLEQADASSIEEAMRHSQSLALS; via the exons ATGGatgtgtccaatcacagtctGGCCCTTTTGCAGCAGCTGAACATTCAGCGAGAGTTTGGCTTCCTGTGTGACTGCACAGTAGCGATAGGCAACGTTTACTTCAAGGCACACCGCGCTGTGCTCGCTGCTTTCTCCAACTACTTTAAGATGATATTTATTCATCAGACTAG cgaatgcattaaaatacaacCCACCGATATCCAGCCAGATGTATTCAGTTACCTGCTCCACATCATGTACACTGGAATGGGCCCGAAGCAGCAAGTCGACCAGAGCCGCTTACAGGAGGGGATTCAATTCCTTCATGCCTTTCAGCTTTACCGTAACATAAGCACAGCAAACCAGGAGGCTGCTTTGGATGCAGTAAAAATGTCAAACCTCTACGGGATCCAGATATCGGCGCAGATGACAGCCAAAGAAACCCGGGGGCTGAAGGATAGTCAGTCGAGAGGTGTGTTGGTAAAGAGACCTAGCGCTCCAGGTGATCACTCACAGATCCAGCTGCCCCTTGCTGTTGGGCTGGAGGGAGCCTCTTCCGACCTGCAGCTGCCTAACATCCATGGCCCTGCTTCTGAAACCTCCAGAGTGGAGACGGAAGTCTCAAACATCTCTGTGACAATAAAGCAGGAAAAGGTGGAAACCAAGTTGGCCAATGAGCCCCAAACCAGTTCTTCCCATAGCCAAGAAAATCAAAGCCCCAGTGTCTTTAAAGGCAGCATAAAATTGTTGTTTTGCCACCATTGCGGAGAGCGATGCAGTTCCCGTAGCAGCCTGTGGGAACACCTCCACACGCACGTGACCGGCTCACTTCCTTTGGAAGTGCCGGGagccatttttgaaaataacAACCTGGGGGTGGTGCAGAAAATCAGCGAAGACTTTGACAGTCTGGAAGATCGTCCACTCCAGAGTTACCTCGCCATCAAGAACCCTCTTCTGCTTGAGCAGGCAGATGCCAGCAGCATAGAGGAGGCAATGCGCCACAGTCAGTCCCTGGCATTATCTTAA